From Synoicihabitans lomoniglobus, the proteins below share one genomic window:
- a CDS encoding efflux RND transporter permease subunit, with translation MSAPFNPDESRFAFTTRRPVAILMVVMAISVFGWVSYNRLALTLMPDMSYPSLTVRTEYPGSAPEEIETTISQRLEQELGIVPGLTSISSISKAGQSDVILEFQWETDMNTVAADIREKVDRVRFPDDAERPLLLRYDPTLDPIMRFGLAGPQSLYDLRYLSEYEIKRRLEALEGVAAIKVKGGLEELYLVAIDESRLSTLNLNIDQVNTRLAQGNVNLPGGNLREGQTEYLIRTMNEFQSIPEIEALIVTRQNGVDIRIRDIATITRFHKDREVITAVDGHESIEIEVYKEADANIVEVARRVRDAVYGTAAQQAYIATLPPGSKDVPPAPPTDAKPEARSGDNGGGGRGRGGAMNAARQAEAARVTKHLQMTNFVAFQLPQDARIETLADQSIFISNSITEVKNNAIFGAIIAVIVLFLFLRNLGQTAIIGICIPISIVATFAPMFIGNVSLNIISLGGLALGVGMLVDNAIVVLESIYRCREEGDPLQAAVVRGVSEVGMAVTASTATTVAVFFPIVFVEGVAGQVFGDMSLTVVFSLVASLFAALFFIPMLASRDFSGGGHAIAGKINDQAFLQFPAADDSHGWPRRGRDALTSIGLFLGRTLRAAALLVGLLVKVVLAMLLVPLGPFLWLLDHKKPVAAQRWTRWSAGFAADSFGPLRGAHVWPGVLSVTAPASLGEGLVGLRAWTQRASGWFTRIVRELCVLLVFPFLLLRFGFTLLVRGISTLVQTGALVVVGLVLLVVRIGSLILRPIVLPIGALFNHGYGFVTQAYAPLLRLALAQRWLVLGGSVVAFVVVWFTVLPRLGQELIPQVHQGEFNLDITLPVGTPLERTYEISSRIETAVLEEPEVALTALSAGAENNATRASEAGEHTARLTVRLEPGSSLAEEGDLIARIRSRFRDLPEVKMEVSYPALFSFKSPIEVEVRGHNLDQLKELSRTAEARLAEIPGLVDVRSSLQSGNPEIRIVYHRDRLAEFGLSLRTVAELVRNKVQGNVATEYRQAERLIDVLVRLEEEDRVGLAELSGLIVNPGSAIPIPLSAVADLQVNEGPSEIRRIDQTRTAVIFANLDGADLATVSREIVLTMESLNYPVGFDYAISGQNEEMQTSINSLLLAFALALFLVYIVMASQFESLVQPFLIMMTVPLALIGVIGALWLTGTSVSIMVFIGLIILAGIVVNNAIVLIDYINTLQDRGIERTTAIIEAGQARLRPILMTTMTTVLGLTPMALGLGEGSEIRAPMAITVIAGLAVSTLLTLVVIPTLYAQFGGHRRADPLSAAEGSSASSPSPAPAHL, from the coding sequence GATATGAACACGGTCGCCGCCGACATCCGCGAAAAGGTCGACCGGGTCCGGTTTCCCGACGACGCCGAACGCCCGCTGCTCCTGCGCTACGACCCGACGCTCGATCCGATCATGCGCTTTGGTCTCGCCGGCCCCCAATCTCTCTACGACCTGCGTTACCTCTCGGAATACGAGATCAAGCGTCGTCTCGAAGCGCTCGAAGGCGTCGCCGCCATCAAGGTCAAGGGCGGCCTCGAGGAGCTCTATCTCGTCGCCATCGACGAGTCCCGCCTCTCCACCCTCAACCTGAACATCGACCAGGTGAATACCCGCCTTGCCCAGGGCAACGTGAACCTGCCCGGCGGCAATCTGCGCGAGGGGCAGACGGAATATCTCATCCGCACGATGAACGAGTTCCAGTCCATCCCGGAGATCGAGGCCCTGATCGTCACGCGCCAGAACGGCGTCGACATTCGTATCCGCGATATCGCTACGATCACCCGCTTCCACAAGGACCGCGAGGTCATCACCGCCGTGGACGGTCACGAAAGCATCGAGATCGAGGTCTACAAGGAAGCCGACGCCAACATCGTCGAGGTCGCCCGGCGCGTGCGCGATGCTGTCTACGGCACCGCCGCTCAGCAGGCCTACATCGCCACGCTCCCCCCCGGCTCAAAGGACGTGCCTCCCGCGCCCCCGACCGACGCCAAACCCGAAGCCAGATCCGGCGACAACGGGGGCGGGGGACGGGGCCGCGGCGGAGCGATGAACGCCGCCCGCCAGGCGGAGGCCGCCCGCGTCACCAAGCATCTGCAGATGACCAACTTCGTCGCGTTTCAACTGCCCCAAGATGCCCGCATCGAAACGCTCGCCGACCAGTCGATCTTCATCAGCAACTCGATCACCGAGGTGAAAAACAACGCCATCTTCGGTGCCATCATCGCGGTCATCGTGCTGTTTCTGTTCCTGCGCAATCTCGGGCAGACGGCCATCATCGGCATCTGTATCCCGATCTCCATCGTCGCCACGTTCGCCCCGATGTTCATCGGCAACGTCTCGCTCAACATCATCTCGCTCGGCGGTCTCGCCCTCGGCGTCGGCATGTTGGTCGACAACGCCATCGTGGTGCTCGAGAGCATCTACCGGTGCCGCGAGGAAGGCGACCCGCTCCAGGCCGCCGTCGTGCGCGGCGTGAGCGAAGTGGGCATGGCCGTCACCGCCTCGACCGCCACCACCGTCGCGGTGTTCTTCCCCATCGTCTTCGTCGAAGGCGTGGCCGGCCAAGTGTTTGGCGACATGTCACTGACCGTGGTGTTCTCGCTCGTCGCGTCGTTGTTTGCGGCCCTGTTTTTCATCCCGATGCTCGCTTCGCGCGACTTCAGCGGCGGCGGCCACGCCATCGCCGGCAAGATCAACGACCAGGCGTTTTTGCAATTCCCCGCCGCCGACGACTCGCATGGTTGGCCGCGCCGGGGTCGGGACGCCCTGACCTCGATCGGTTTGTTTCTCGGCCGCACCCTGCGAGCGGCCGCGTTGCTCGTCGGTCTCCTGGTGAAGGTCGTGCTCGCCATGTTGCTGGTGCCGCTGGGACCGTTCCTCTGGTTGCTTGACCACAAGAAACCCGTGGCCGCCCAACGATGGACACGCTGGAGCGCCGGGTTCGCCGCCGACTCCTTTGGTCCCCTGCGTGGGGCTCACGTCTGGCCCGGCGTCCTCTCCGTGACCGCCCCCGCCTCGCTCGGCGAAGGATTGGTCGGATTGCGGGCCTGGACGCAACGCGCTTCCGGGTGGTTCACCCGCATCGTGCGCGAACTGTGCGTGCTGCTCGTGTTTCCCTTCCTGCTCCTCCGGTTCGGGTTCACCCTGCTCGTGCGTGGGATCAGCACACTCGTGCAAACCGGGGCGCTCGTGGTGGTCGGTCTCGTTCTGCTCGTCGTGCGAATTGGCAGCCTGATTCTGCGCCCGATCGTGCTCCCGATCGGAGCGCTCTTCAACCACGGCTACGGGTTCGTCACCCAAGCCTACGCGCCATTGCTGCGCCTGGCCTTGGCCCAACGCTGGCTCGTGCTCGGCGGCTCGGTGGTGGCGTTCGTCGTGGTATGGTTCACCGTGCTGCCTCGCTTGGGCCAGGAATTGATCCCGCAAGTCCACCAGGGTGAATTCAATCTGGATATCACCCTCCCCGTCGGCACGCCGCTGGAGCGGACCTACGAAATCTCGTCGCGAATCGAAACCGCCGTGCTCGAAGAGCCGGAGGTCGCGCTCACCGCGTTGTCGGCCGGCGCGGAAAACAACGCCACGCGGGCCAGCGAAGCCGGTGAACACACCGCCCGCCTGACGGTGCGTCTGGAGCCCGGCTCCAGCCTGGCCGAGGAGGGCGATCTCATCGCCCGGATTCGGTCCCGTTTTCGTGATTTGCCCGAGGTAAAAATGGAAGTGTCCTACCCGGCGTTGTTTTCCTTCAAGAGTCCGATCGAAGTCGAGGTGCGGGGTCACAACCTCGACCAGCTCAAGGAACTCAGCCGCACCGCCGAGGCGCGCTTGGCGGAGATCCCCGGCTTGGTCGACGTGCGCTCCAGCTTGCAGTCCGGCAATCCCGAGATTCGCATTGTCTATCACCGCGACCGCCTCGCCGAGTTTGGGCTGAGTCTGCGGACCGTGGCCGAACTCGTGCGCAACAAGGTGCAGGGCAACGTGGCCACGGAATACCGCCAGGCCGAACGTCTCATCGATGTGCTGGTGCGTCTGGAGGAGGAGGACCGCGTGGGTCTCGCCGAGCTGTCCGGTCTCATTGTGAATCCCGGCAGCGCCATCCCGATCCCGCTCTCCGCCGTGGCTGATTTACAGGTCAATGAAGGCCCGAGCGAAATCCGTCGCATTGATCAAACCCGCACCGCCGTCATCTTTGCCAATCTCGATGGGGCCGATCTCGCGACGGTTTCCCGCGAGATTGTTCTCACCATGGAGAGTCTCAACTACCCGGTGGGTTTTGACTACGCGATCTCCGGCCAAAACGAGGAAATGCAGACATCGATCAACAGCCTGTTGCTCGCCTTCGCCCTCGCGCTGTTTCTCGTCTATATCGTGATGGCCAGCCAGTTCGAGTCGTTGGTCCAGCCTTTCCTCATTATGATGACGGTCCCGCTCGCGCTCATCGGGGTCATCGGCGCACTCTGGCTCACCGGCACCTCGGTCAGCATCATGGTGTTCATCGGTCTGATCATCCTGGCCGGCATCGTGGTCAACAATGCCATCGTGCTCATCGATTATATCAACACCTTGCAGGACCGCGGGATCGAACGCACCACCGCCATCATCGAAGCCGGTCAGGCCCGTCTGCGCCCCATTCTGATGACCACGATGACGACCGTGCTCGGATTGACGCCCATGGCGCTCGGTCTGGGTGAGGGTTCCGAAATCCGCGCGCCCATGGCCATCACCGTGATCGCCGGTCTCGCCGTCTCGACCCTGCTGACCCTCGTCGTGATTCCCACGCTCTACGCTCAGTTCGGCGGCCACCGCCGCGCCGATCCCCTGTCCGCGGCCGAGGGATCCTCCGCGTCTTCCCCTTCGCCCGCTCCCGCCCACCTCTAG